A portion of the Lolium rigidum isolate FL_2022 chromosome 1, APGP_CSIRO_Lrig_0.1, whole genome shotgun sequence genome contains these proteins:
- the LOC124685059 gene encoding putative serine/threonine-protein kinase-like protein CCR3 yields the protein MALWTGLGQAATVAQLVGADVGGLISMIMQAALTARQNRKECEQLARRVLMIAQLLPHVQDPEAAQQLAGLGDTLRDAHELVVSSQGRSAAYQFVMAGRLAERFKEVQSKIDFYLILFPVISHIGITRRLERIYNVLVQDDSTRADPSSQLTLSSQLQESTEVTQEEVVPHGTQEFTLAEIMAYTNNFSRDNLIGEGSHGNVYHGRLHDGREVAVKRMELTNLQEVDTELAILSRLRHKHIIRLLGSCVTLSKDKRLQATTLKKKKGLLKRWRKEPKEPESPEVLKRHIVYEYMENGTLFDHLHSVDGSSDMSPVTSSWKIRINVLLGVSRAMEHLHCHANPPIIHRDTKSANILLDANWVPRVSDFGLSVAWDTASDESVMQVYQIVGTHGYMAPEYVFHGLITPAIDVYSLGVMMLEVLTGKNAYSEEVTFADLPIVPCHLDMRPVPEPTPWQLQALKRVAWTARCCVKLDAKDRMAISEVAANLEKAHELICRDEPGSIDEPDLFDELPDSPRASSVSSEGYRSDLEPEVLEEGR from the exons ATGGCACTGTGGACTGGGCTGGGCcaggcggcgacggtggcgcaGCTGGTCGGCGCAGACGTCGGCGGCCTCATCTCTATGATCATGCAGGCTGCACTGACTGCAAGGCAGAACAGGAAGGAGTGCGAGCAGCTCGCGCGCCGGGTCCTCATGATCGCGCAGCTGCTACCGCACGTGCAGGACCCAGAGGCGGCACAACAGCTTGCCGGACTGGGCGACACACTCCGGGATGCCCACGAGCTCGTCGTGTCATCTCAAGGGAGGAGCGCGGCGTACCAGTTCGTCATGGCTGGCAGGCTGGCCGAGAGGTTCAAGGAGGTGCAGAGCAAGATCGACTTCTACCTCATCCTCTTCCCCGTCATCAGCCACATCGGCATAACACGCCGCCTTGAGCGAATCTACAACGTCCTTGTGCAAGATGACTCCACCAGAGCTGACCCATCATCTCAACTTACACTGTCATCCCAGCTGCAG GAGTCTACAGAGGTCACTCAGGAGGAGGTAGTTCCACATGGAACCCAGGAATTCACCTTAGCGGAGATAATGGCTTACACCAATAACTTTTCGCGTGACAACCTGATTGGTGAAGGTAGCCATGGAAATGTGTACCATGGCAGGCTTCACGATGGGCGGGAGGTGGCTGTGAAGCGCATGGAGTTGACCAATTTACAGGAGGTCGACACGGAACTTGCCATCCTGTCACGGCTGCGACACAAACACATCATCCGCCTCCTTGGATCGTGTGTGACTCTGAGCAAGGACAAGCGCCTGCAAGCCACCACACTAAAGAAGAAAAAGGGCCTGCTAAAAAGGTGGAGAAAGGAACCGAAAGAGCCGGAATCGCCGGAAGTGCTGAAGAGGCACATTGTCTATGAGTACATGGAGAACGGCACGCTCTTCGACCACCTGCACTCTGTCGATGGCTCATCCGACATGTCGCCTGTGACTTCGTCGTGGAAGATCCGCATCAACGTGCTCCTCGGAGTGTCGCGTGCCATGGAGCACCTGCACTGTCATGCCAACCCACCGATCATCCACCGTGATACCAAGTCGGCTAACATCCTTTTGGATGCCAATTGGGTTCCGCGTGTGTCAGACTTTGGCTTGTCGGTCGCCTGGGACACCGCGAGTGATGAGTCGGTGATGCAAGTCTACCAAATTGTAGGCACACATGGGTACATGGCCCCTGAGTACGTATTCCATGGTCTTATAACTCCGGCGATTGACGTGTACAGCTTGGGTGTGATGATGCTCGAGGTTCTGACAGGGAAGAATGCATATTCTGAAGAGGTGACATTTGCAGATCTCCCCATCGTACCGTGTCATTTGGACATGCGACCTGTACCGGAGCCAACACCATGGCAGCTGCAGGCGCTGAAGCGTGTGGCATGGACTGCACGATGCTGTGTGAAGTTGGATGCAAAGGACCGGATGGCCATTTCAGAGGTCGCTGCCAACCTTGAGAAGGCACATGAGTTGATCTGCAGAGATGAGCCAGGTTCAATAGATGAACCAGATTTGTTTGACGAGTTGCCAGACTCACCACGTGCCAGCAGCGTGTCATCGGAAGGCTACCGGTCCGATCTG GAACCTGAGGTGTTGGAGGAGGGGCGTTGA